The proteins below are encoded in one region of Apteryx mantelli isolate bAptMan1 chromosome 25, bAptMan1.hap1, whole genome shotgun sequence:
- the TIMM17A gene encoding mitochondrial import inner membrane translocase subunit Tim17-A, whose amino-acid sequence MEEYAREPCPWRIVDDCGGAFTMGAIGGGIFQAIKGFRNSPVGVNHRLRGSLTAIKTRAPQLGGSFAVWGGLFSMIDCSMVRMRGKEDPWNSITSGALTGAILAARNGPVAMVGSAAMGGILLALIEGAGILLTRFASTQFPNGPQFSDDPSQLQPSPFGDYRQYQ is encoded by the exons ATGGAGGAGTACGCGCGCGAGCCCTG ccCCTGGAGGATAGTAGATGACTGTGGAGGCGCTTTCACAATGGGAGCCATAGGAGGTGGCATCTTCCAAGCTATCAAGGGGTTCAGAAATTCCCCAGTG GGTGTAAACCACCGGCTGCGCGGAAGTTTGACAGCTATTAAAACAAGAGCTCCGCAGTTGGGAG GTAGCTTTGCTGTCTGGGGAGGACTCTTCTCCATGATTGACTGCAGCATGGTAAGAATGAGAGGTAAAGAAGATCCGTGGAATTCGATCACAAGTGGAGCCCTGACTGGAGCCATATTAGCTGCGAGAA atggaCCTGTTGCCATGGTTGGATCTGCTGCAATGGGAGGAATTCTCCTAGCTTTAATTGAAGGAGCCGGTATTTTGTTAACAAGATTTGCATCCACACAGTTTCCGAATG GCCCTCAGTTTTCAGATGACCCCTCCCAGTTGCAGCCCTCTCCATTTGGCGACTACAGACAATACCAGTGA